GATCGCACCAAGGCCGGCCGTGGCGAGGCCACGTGCCGCACCGATCGCACCGGCTCCGCCGAGCGCGATCATCCCGCCTGCGCCGAGAATGCTGCCGAGCGCCGCGCCACCACCAAGCTGTGGCGCGCCGGAGACCAAACCTGAAGCGATACCGGGTCCGAAGATGCCCAGACCGAACAATGCGAGGCTCGCCAGCACGAGGCTCATCGCCTGCCCGATATCGGGCTCTTGCCCGGCGAGTGCGGTCGTGAACTGGGTAAAATAGTTGGAGCCGATGCCGACGATGACGGCCAGCACCATCACCTTGATGCCGGAACTGACGACATGGCCGAGCACACGCTCGGCGAGAAAGCTCGTCCGGTTCCAGAGCGCGAACGGCACGAGGATGAAGCCGGCCAATGAGCTCAGTTTGAACTCGATGATCGTCACGAACATCTGCACGGCGAGGATGAAGAAGGCGAGGATGACGATCACCCACGCGACGAGGAGGATCGCGATCGTCAGGAAATTGTCGAAAAAGCTGGTGAAGCCCATCAGCTTTGAGGCTTGCTCGAGGAGCGGCCACGCCGCCGAAAAACCCGTTCCCGCAAGGCGGCCGGGCTTGAGCAGGTCCGTCGGACTGATCCCGCCGCCGCCCGCCGTGAGCCCAGCCTGCGCGAACGATCGGAAGATGATGCCGGCTAGCGTCGAGAAGCTGTTCAGGATGAACGCGAACGCGCCAACATAAAGAATTTTGCGGATCAGCCGGCCGAGGACATTCTCCTCGCCGCCCAATGACCAGAACAAGCCCGCCAAGGTGATATCGAGCGCAATCAGGGTGCGGCTGAGGAAGCTGACGTCGCCACCGAGCAGCCCAAACCCGCTGTCGATGTAGCGGATGAAGGCGGCCATGAACTCGTCGATGACGCTGAGATCGTTCACGGGATCAATGTCCTGACCGAGGTGCATTTCCGCGGGGCGCGTCTGGGGGCTTGTGGCGCGCCCCGCGGCGACGGCGGCAGGGAGGCGCACCCGCCGCCGCCGATCCAGCGGGCCTACTGGGGGGTGTAGGCGGTGCCGGAGCCGAGGAACTTGGCGGTTGCGCCCCGCGCATCGGCCTGCGCCTGTGCGCGATTGGCGCGGTCGATGGCGTCGGCCCGAAATTGGGCCGCCATCAGGTTCTGGAGCTGAAACTGCTGCTTGGCAGCAAGCGCGAGCAACTGGTTGGTGGCCTGTTGTGCTTGGAGCGCGCCCTCGGCCCCCTGGCTGCGCTGGACGATGCCGCTCAGCGCATTTGCATCGGCAGTGACATTCTCGACCACGCGGGCCTGAACTGTCATCGTATGCTGATAGGCATCCATGGACGCATCGAGCCGCGTCCGCGCATCGGCGACGTGGCGATCGCTGGTCAACGCACTATCAAAGCTGCGCGGAAACAGCGAACGGAACTGGTCGTCGAGGTTCGAGACCTGGAACTGGATGGCTCGCGCCTCGCCCATCAGTCCGTCGATCTGCCTGATGGTGTCGGTGATTGCGGTCAGCTCCGGAAAGCCGATTGTCGTCAGGTTCTTCGCCTGATTGATGAGCCCTTGCGCCTGGTTCTGCAGCATTCGGATCTGATTGTCGATTTGGCTCAGCGTGCGCGCCGCGATCACGATATTCTGGCTGTAATTGCTGGGGTCAAAAACGGTCCACTGCGCTTGCGCTGGCTCGCTCGGCGTCATCAAGCCGAGCGCGAGCGTGCCAGCGGTAGCGAGAGTGAGGGTGCCCGTCAGGAGACCCTTGCGGGCGCGGGACGGTTCGGGCCGACGTGACATACAGGCTCCTTGAGCGCGAGAATGAGCTTCAAGGATTGCGGATTTTGATCGGTGCGTTCAGGCCTTGTCTAGGGACATTGGGAGCGTCTCTGGCGTCGCCCCGGCCGCATGCAGCCAGATACTCGCGGGGGCCTTTCTGTGTGTCCTGTTATTGACGGTACGTGCTGGACAAGCCCACGATCGGATCGATGGTCGCCGGCCCGGCAAGGCACTGCATCTCGCGAAGATTGCGGGATGGAACCCCGTTGAGCGGTATCGGGACCGAAACGCAGCGCCTTTTATATCCGGCACTTCCGCGCCATCGCCACTCCCCGCAGGAAACCGCGCCGCGCATGGCCCGCGCTGATCGCCGCATTCAGCCGCCGTTGTGCCGGCGCCGCGCCAGAAATCTCGCGCACGAGGCTGCGGAACGGCACCAGTCCGTTCACCAGCGATTTGCCGCCCGCCTCGGCGAGCTTGCCAGCGCGATTCTCTTTCGTGTCCGCACCGGGCTGGAAATCCTCGCCCAAGGCGGCTGAAAGGTCCGCAACGCGGGCCCGTATTTGGCCGCAGCTTGCTGTGCCTGTCGTAGAATAAGGATTGACCGCTGCGCGCTGCAGCACGGGAGGTATTTGAGTCTTCTTGGCGCCGACATCCTCGGCAGGGCGCGAGGCGATCCGGCCGCCATCGTGTGCGATCTGAGTGGCGCGGGAGGGATGAGGCGAGGCCGCCTGTGCGGTAATAGCGATGAGGATCGTCAGCATGGCGGCAGTATGCGCACGTCGCGTGTTTGTTCCGTAGACCCGCGGAATGCCGACGCTGGCCTGTGGTCGGACGCTTGCGTATCCGCCCCCGCGTGCCCGCCTACAGAATCGGAAACAATTTCGCGGGCGCCTTGTCGCCGTCTCCGATTGGCTCCGCACGCGTGGAAATAGATACGTCCGTTTTGCCACCTGTCTCGATGTAGACCGGGCTCTCGTTCCGTAACAGGTCTAGCACCGCGGCATAATCGCCCATGTAATAGAAGCCGTGAGGCACACCGGATGCTTCGTTGGGTGGTAGCAGGGTTCCATCGGCAACGAAGAATAGAATTCCGATAGTGCTCTGGTTTTCGTCGAGAAGTAGGATGGTGGCTCGGCTCAGGTTCGGGCGATCACCGGCGTAAATGACGGCCTGATACTTGCTGATCTGCGTGTTCGGCATCTCGGATCTCCCCTTCGACAAGAATTGATCGGAATTGTCCTGTCGCACTACCGTGATCGCCCCCTGACCGACCCACAAGCGCGCGCCCGCGCGAACGTACGAAGCTCTGTTTGAGGAACAACGATCCCCGTTTGCTAAACATGAGCGGTCGGCTTTCACTGCGGAGGCGCTGGCGCTCTTGGTGTTTCGGACGTGGTGTCGCGCGAAATTGGCTGCGGCCCGTTTCCCGGCATGGTTGCCACATAAATACCGATAGCGATCACGACGGCGAAGGCGATCACGACCGCGCCGAGCAGGCACCAGCTGGTAATCTTATGCCTAGGCCCAGTCGACATGTGTTAACCTCACGAGCCTTTTGTCGCTGATGCTATTTCGAACCAAAAGAGGGCCGGGATCACCGGCGGCCCAGTGTCGTTGGTTTGGCCATTCTGAGGCAGATTGATCAACGGCTGCTGCGAGGCAACGTTCCCTCATTTGCCGCGCATCCCATTACGTCTTACACGTGATTTGAACAGCCTCCACAAACGGCACTCTCAGTACTGAGACGCCTCGAGAATCGGCTATTTCAATGTAGCCGGTCATGTCCATGACGCCGTTGAGCACTTCTGCGGCGAGCAGCTCTCTGATCCCCGAAATTGCGTGTTCCTTGGCAGCTGCCAGTGTCCTCACTTGGATCGGCTCATCAGCCTCGGCATCTCCATGGCCGTTATGGATGTGAAGATAAAACGTTTGCACCCTTATCTCCTCATCCGGCTGCATCGCCAAGACGACAACGTCGCCGACGATCAATTTGAGCGGCGAGGGCGGCACTATGAACTGCAAGTTCCGCGGCCATGTGCCGCGCCCAAACACCCTTCACATTAAGAGGCCAACCGCCATCGGCGCCGTGTACAACTGTACCTGTTATTGCCTGCATGCCCATCTCCGCCGCGTTGCAATCTATCAACGTGCAAATCGAAGCGATTGAACGGGTAGAAACGGCAGTTTGATCCATCGCATAATCAGCTTCCCTACTGTGCGATGCGGCATCCCGCGATAGGTGGCGCGATTGAAGCAAAGGCCCAAACCAGCATTTGTGCACGCGTTTCGAGCAGTCGCATTTTTACAAGTACGGCCCCTAAAAGGAGCACTACGCCCATAGACCAGCAAATGAGCGACAGCAGGGTGTTGAGCGAGACGGCGACGGCAATCATCGCCGCCCCCGCTAATCGTCGTTGATTGAGATCCAGTTAGCGCCACATTTTAGCTCGGCTACGGCTGCGCAGCGTCCAGCCGATCAATTCAAAGCCAGTAGGCCATGAATCCACATAGCGCGCTGCCTGCCGCAGTCGCCTGCCAGCCCGGGTCGGCGGCACTAGAATGTTGCCGGGGCGAACTAGCCGAACGTCCAACTGCTCAAGCGCGCAAAGCCCCCCACTGCTTCGGCCTGGATTTCTCCGCTAGGGCCAAGCGGAGCCGCCTTGGGCTGACCCGCGGCGCCAGTAGACCGAACAGGGCCGACTAGCGCGCTTTGAGCTCGAACGAAGACCGGCGCTGAAATTCCACCGTTCGCAGAGGAACGGCAAAAGCGGTGGATGAGGTCTCCCCACGAGCATCCATCCACCGACCTCACTACGTCAGGCGGCAATACGCTTAATCCGAAGTCTTTTCTCAGGCAATGATCAACTGACAGCTTGCCGCTATTTCATTTACATGATTCTGTATCCATTACATATATATTATGGCGATTTTCACTTAAACTGCTTCGACATAAGGGGGTTGTCGCAAGTTGATAATGGCGGTTTTCACAGCAATTTTAGCAGAGCTTTAGCTGAGACTAAGCGCAATCTCGATCACAGGTTTTGAGGTTTGAAGTGGCAAATGCCCGTGCTGCTGCGCGACTACTCGACAGCGCTTCTTCGCGCGCTAAGGTGGATACATCTGGAAAGGAGCAAGATTTGTCAGACGACGCGCTTCTTACGCTGACCGCCGATATCGTCGCCGCTCACGTGGCGAACAATCAGGTGACGGCCAATACCTTGCCCGAGCTGATCGCTGCCGTGCACGGCGCTCTCAGTAATTTGGGGAAGCCAGATGCACAACCGGGCCCTGCTCGGACGCCGGCGGTGTCGATCCGGTCTTCGGTGAAGCCCGACTATATCATCTGCCTTGAGGATGGCGCGAGGCTAAAAACCATGAAGCGCTATCTGAAGACAAAATTCGACCTGACGCCCGAGCAGTATCGGGCAAAATGGGGCCTGCCTCGCGACTATCCATTGGTCGCGCCGAGCTATGCGGAAAAGCGCCGGACGCTGGCCAAAGCAATCGGGTTTGGTCGCATGCCGGCGAAGGTCTTGGAGGAGGTTGCCCTGCCCGCGGTTAAGGCAGCGAAGACGGTTCGAAAGACGATCGGGATTGCCGCAACAAAAGCGGCGGCCGTCGCTCACCTCAGCGTCTCTCCCGAGAAGCCTGCCCGGTCCGCACGCA
This DNA window, taken from Sphingomonas sp. AP4-R1, encodes the following:
- the trbL gene encoding P-type conjugative transfer protein TrbL; this translates as MNDLSVIDEFMAAFIRYIDSGFGLLGGDVSFLSRTLIALDITLAGLFWSLGGEENVLGRLIRKILYVGAFAFILNSFSTLAGIIFRSFAQAGLTAGGGGISPTDLLKPGRLAGTGFSAAWPLLEQASKLMGFTSFFDNFLTIAILLVAWVIVILAFFILAVQMFVTIIEFKLSSLAGFILVPFALWNRTSFLAERVLGHVVSSGIKVMVLAVIVGIGSNYFTQFTTALAGQEPDIGQAMSLVLASLALFGLGIFGPGIASGLVSGAPQLGGGAALGSILGAGGMIALGGAGAIGAARGLATAGLGAIRAGTTMGAAASTAYGLGQDASGSSTVGAGLRGMATAASSAARSRMSTALGLGEAAESGRQGALSAMAAQSGAVPAGSSSDPRDMPGWARAMKADASARSYRQAAIHAVAQGDRGGAGATPDIKERDD
- the trbJ gene encoding P-type conjugative transfer protein TrbJ, whose product is MSRRPEPSRARKGLLTGTLTLATAGTLALGLMTPSEPAQAQWTVFDPSNYSQNIVIAARTLSQIDNQIRMLQNQAQGLINQAKNLTTIGFPELTAITDTIRQIDGLMGEARAIQFQVSNLDDQFRSLFPRSFDSALTSDRHVADARTRLDASMDAYQHTMTVQARVVENVTADANALSGIVQRSQGAEGALQAQQATNQLLALAAKQQFQLQNLMAAQFRADAIDRANRAQAQADARGATAKFLGSGTAYTPQ
- a CDS encoding MucR family transcriptional regulator yields the protein MSDDALLTLTADIVAAHVANNQVTANTLPELIAAVHGALSNLGKPDAQPGPARTPAVSIRSSVKPDYIICLEDGARLKTMKRYLKTKFDLTPEQYRAKWGLPRDYPLVAPSYAEKRRTLAKAIGFGRMPAKVLEEVALPAVKAAKTVRKTIGIAATKAAAVAHLSVSPEKPARSARTPRAKTIQA